One Henriciella litoralis genomic window carries:
- the mtaB gene encoding tRNA (N(6)-L-threonylcarbamoyladenosine(37)-C(2))-methylthiotransferase MtaB, which translates to MTVTNPPKTKAASSKAKVITLGCRLNSYESEVMRGHAEDAGLGDAIIINTCAVTSEAVRTARQTIRRAKKDNPDARILVTGCAAQINPGEFADMPEVDRVIGNHEKMQAATWASPALLEGHEKILVNDIMSVKETAAHLIDGMEGRARAYVQVQNGCDHRCTFCIIPYGRGNSRSVPAGDVVQMIRRLVETGHYEIVLTGVDLTSWGADLPGQPQLGNLVQRILKLVPDLKQLRISSIDAIEMDDALFEAMAEPRLAPFMHLSLQHGDNLILKRMKRRHSREQAIELAERLRTIRPDMALGADIIAGFPTETEAAFENSLKLVDECRIAFLHAFPYSPRPGTPAARMPQLEKAVIKARAARLRETGAAALSRHLKTHVGAVRSVLVEQENSGRLPDFSQVALKGFDTLEAGRPVEARIVAEDGNKLMAEPA; encoded by the coding sequence ATGACCGTAACCAATCCTCCAAAGACGAAGGCCGCCAGCAGCAAGGCCAAAGTCATCACACTTGGCTGCCGCCTGAACTCGTACGAGTCCGAGGTGATGCGCGGCCATGCCGAGGATGCAGGTCTTGGCGATGCGATCATTATCAATACCTGCGCGGTGACATCAGAAGCGGTGCGAACCGCGCGCCAGACGATCCGCCGCGCCAAAAAGGATAATCCGGACGCGCGCATTCTGGTGACGGGGTGCGCGGCGCAGATCAATCCGGGTGAATTTGCCGACATGCCGGAAGTCGACCGGGTGATTGGCAATCATGAAAAGATGCAGGCCGCGACATGGGCCTCACCTGCCCTGCTCGAAGGCCATGAGAAAATCCTCGTCAACGACATCATGTCGGTGAAGGAAACCGCGGCCCATCTCATCGATGGGATGGAGGGCCGGGCCCGCGCCTATGTACAGGTCCAGAATGGCTGCGATCATCGCTGCACCTTCTGCATCATCCCTTATGGCCGCGGAAACTCCCGCTCTGTGCCAGCAGGCGATGTCGTCCAGATGATCCGCCGACTGGTTGAGACCGGGCATTATGAAATTGTGCTGACCGGTGTGGATCTCACAAGCTGGGGCGCGGATTTGCCGGGCCAGCCGCAACTTGGAAATCTCGTCCAGCGGATCCTGAAACTCGTGCCGGATCTGAAACAGCTCAGAATCTCCTCAATCGACGCGATTGAGATGGATGACGCGCTGTTCGAAGCGATGGCGGAGCCGCGCCTTGCGCCTTTCATGCATTTATCGCTGCAACACGGCGACAATCTCATTCTCAAGCGGATGAAAAGGCGCCATTCACGCGAGCAGGCCATTGAGCTGGCCGAGCGGCTACGCACGATCCGGCCGGACATGGCGCTCGGCGCTGACATTATTGCAGGTTTCCCGACCGAAACCGAAGCGGCGTTCGAGAATTCCCTCAAACTGGTGGACGAGTGCCGCATCGCCTTTCTGCATGCCTTTCCCTACAGCCCACGCCCCGGCACGCCTGCTGCCCGCATGCCGCAGCTGGAGAAAGCCGTGATCAAGGCCCGCGCGGCGCGGCTGCGTGAAACCGGCGCAGCGGCCCTCTCGCGGCACCTCAAGACCCATGTCGGCGCGGTGCGCAGCGTGCTGGTCGAGCAGGAAAATAGCGGCCGCCTCCCGGACTTCTCGCAAGTGGCGCTTAAAGGTTTCGACACGCTGGAGGCTGGACGCCCGGTGGAAGCCCGG
- the dapF gene encoding diaminopimelate epimerase: protein MQVWKMNGAGNAFAIFDARQQGFAPSPDKIREIAAEMKADQVMSIEADEGATAFLRIWNSSGEEVGACGNGTRAVAHLLLEESGVDEVRIRTAADLLRGLRADNGLVTVDMGRPIMEWERIPLSEKMDVRGVDVRIGPMDKPYLAKPAVVSMGNPHAVFFVEDVDAYDIPAIGPLIEWHPLFPEGTNVGFAQIIDRETIRLRVWERGAGLTKACGTGACAALVCAARANKTERRAKLILDGGELIIDWQRSDDHVLMTGPVELEMTFDV from the coding sequence ATGCAAGTCTGGAAAATGAATGGAGCGGGAAACGCCTTCGCCATCTTTGATGCGCGTCAGCAGGGCTTTGCGCCCAGCCCGGACAAAATTCGTGAGATTGCGGCTGAAATGAAAGCCGATCAGGTAATGTCCATCGAGGCAGATGAGGGCGCGACAGCCTTCCTGCGCATCTGGAATTCATCTGGCGAAGAGGTTGGCGCCTGCGGAAACGGCACGCGCGCCGTGGCGCATCTCCTTCTGGAAGAGAGCGGGGTGGATGAAGTGCGCATCCGCACCGCGGCCGATCTCCTGCGTGGCCTTCGCGCGGACAATGGGCTGGTGACGGTCGATATGGGCCGCCCCATCATGGAATGGGAGCGTATTCCGCTGTCGGAAAAGATGGATGTGCGCGGCGTCGATGTTCGTATCGGGCCAATGGACAAGCCCTACCTCGCCAAGCCAGCTGTTGTCTCCATGGGCAATCCGCATGCCGTCTTCTTCGTTGAAGATGTGGACGCCTATGACATTCCGGCCATCGGCCCGCTGATTGAGTGGCATCCGCTGTTTCCGGAAGGCACCAATGTCGGCTTCGCGCAGATCATTGACCGGGAAACGATCCGTCTTCGCGTCTGGGAACGCGGCGCCGGGCTGACCAAGGCTTGCGGCACCGGCGCATGCGCGGCCCTTGTCTGCGCCGCACGGGCCAACAAGACGGAGCGCCGCGCCAAGCTCATTCTGGACGGCGGCGAGCTTATAATCGACTGGCAGCGCAGCGATGACCATGTGCTGATGACCGGCCCGGTCGAGCTGGAAATGACCTTCGACGTCTGA